The genomic DNA CAACGACGTTCGCATCCCGGCGGAGAACGTGCTCGGAGAGCCTGGTCAGGGCTTTCGCGTCGCCGTGCACGTACTGAACAGCGGGCGGCTGGGGCTGGCCGCATCGTGCACCGGAACGATGAAGCACTGCCTGGAACTGGCGGTCAAGTGGGCCAAAGAACGCAAGGCCTTTGGCTCGAGCATCGCCGAGTACGAGCTGATGCAGCGCAAAGTAGCGCAGATGGCGGTGGACATTCTGGTCACGGAAAGCATGGCCCAGGTGGCGACCGGGCTGGCGGAGAAGGGCCTGGACTATGAGGTTGAGGCAGCGATAGCCAAGGTCTATGCCAGCGAAGCGATGTGGAAAACGGCCGATGAGCTGGTGCAGATGGCGGGTGGGCGTGGCTATGTGGGCCCCTTCCCCTACGAGCGCATACTGCGCGACGCGCGCGTCGAACGCATCTTTGAGGGAACCAATGAAATCCTGCGGTTGTTCATTGTCGAGCAGGGTGGGAAACCCCTGGCCCGCTATCTGCGCGATGTGAGCAAGACGCCTCAAGGGATGCTGGAATGGAGCCTCAGTCGGCTTTCGCATCTGGGTGCGGCCAGTCTGGTGAGCCTGGGGCAGAGCGGCCTGTCCGAGTTGGGCAGGGTTTTCGCTGAGACGGCGGGGAGTCTGCATCGGGCCACGGCGGACACGCTGCGGAGAGAGGGCAAGAAGCTGGCACAGCGTCAGGTGCAAGTGGCGCGCCTGGCAGATATGGCCATGGACGCCTACGGCATGGCCGCGGTGCTGAGCAGGCTGCAGAGCCTGGCCGGCAATGCGGCGTCGCTGGAGGCCGCCAAGCTAATCGCCGAGCCGTACTTTGGCCAGGCAAAGGCACGCTTCGAGTCGAATCGCCGCGGGCTCAGGCACAACGATGACCCGGCCTGGGTCAAGGTGTCCAGGCTGGCCTACGAACGCGAGGGGTATCCGCTCACATAGCCTGGAGACGGCTTACCAGCCGCTGGCCTGGAAGATGGTCTTGAGCAGGACGCTGCGCTCTTCACGGGTCATGGGACGGGGCTGGCAGTAGTCCTCGAGCATAAAGGTGAGCACCTCGGTGGAGATGTGTCGGCCGGCGTAGATGATGTGGCGGTCGGCCAGCTCCTGCCTGTACCCCAGGGCCTGCATCTGGTCAAAGAACAGGTTGCCCAGTCCATAGTGAATCATACCGCCATGGTAGAACTCGTAGGCCTGGGGTTGATGGGCCTGGCTGCCACTGACAATATCGGCGCCGGCGTCGATCATGGCCCTGAAATCCACCCGCTGCTGAGCCGTCGGCTGGTACTCGTCAATCTCCAGGTACTGGAAAGTGAACACCGACACATCCACGCTCTGGGCCGTATCCGAGACTACCTGGCGCATCAGCTCCATATCAGCGGCGGTGGCGCAGGGCGCCGCTCCGGGTGACTCTGTTCCGGCCCACGCATAGTCCGGTCCCCACCAGTTGCAGCCAGCGAAACCGAGGCGGTTTTGATTGCTGGTCAGCAGCAGTGGCCGGCGCGCATCCTCTAGGTTCTCGCCCCCACCAAAGTACGGCCAACCCTCCTCGCGCAGCAGCGTGAGGGTGTTGTGTAGCGGTGCCCAGCCGTAAGAAGCAACATAGTCGTTGAGATGGTTACCGGTGAGCTCAACGACGTCAACCCCGACGTCCTTGAGCAGGTCGAAGTAGGCCGGAGAGCTGCAAAAGGTCATCGTGCCTTTCCGGGGCTGCGGGCACTCGGGCATGAAGGACACTTCATTGCTTATATGGGTAATGTCGGCCCGGCGGAGAATCTCGCGTATCCTTTCCCCAGGATAGAGGACGCCGTTTTGCTCCATCTTGATAGCAGTGTTGCGCGTGAGAGCGGTCACCCCGGTCATCAGCAATTCGGTCATGCGGCTCGTGTCGCGGTTGGTGAGGACTTGGCTGGATCCGAGCACCGCCGACGCCAGCTCTTCGGCCCCTTTGCCGACAGCACCAAAGCGCAGCGCGAGCGGGTACTGCGCCAGGTCGGCTCTCTTGTCGAGGACATCCACCCCCTCGACGCTCAGCACCTTCAGCCGCGGCTCGAGTTCGTCAAAGGGCACGATGGCCCAGGAACGAGGACGGGCTTTCCATAGCCGGTCCACCAGTTCCTCAGGACTGACGACCGTCAGTGGGCTGCTGGCGGCGCAGGGACCGAGCAGGCCGAACAGTGTGCCGAGTGTCTCCGGTGTCACGTAGAGGGTCGGCGTCCGCCCATCGGAGGAGAGGTTGGAAAGGGCCCCTGATTCACCGGACCAGAAGCGAAGGACGTCATCCCAGGCGACCTCGTCAGCCAGGGTGGGGAAGGGCACCACGACGGCATAGACCCAGGACGCGATGCTCACGGGGCCGTCGAGCGAGATGATCAGGTCGGCCGCATTGGCCGACGCTGCTGGAGCCGTGGCCTGGTCCTGAAGGGCCTTGCTCACCGGATCGCGAACTGCCAGCGGCACGGATGAGTCCAGCCACACGCGCAGCGGAGCAGGAGTTGGCGTAGGTGGCACCGGTGTGGGGGTCGGGGCAGGTCCTCGGATCGCCGTGGGAGCAGGCGTGAGGGCCGGGGAGGATGGCGTGCAGCCCGAACACAGCATGGCCACAAGCAGCAGCGAACACAGGGCGCGATGGGTCATCTGACTGTCAGCGCCTAGCGGACGCCGTGCCGGCGCAGCAGGTCCAGCACGTCGGGAAAGTCAATGCCAAGCCGGCGGACGGTCTCGACGGTGGGGATGCCTTCCGGAGTCCAGCCCCTTCTCTTGTACACTGCGTCCACCAACTGCTGGTAGCGCTGTTCTCTGTGCTGACGCAGGAGCTGCACCTTCTGAGCGGTGGTCTGGCCTGTTGCGTCGATGCCTGCCTCTTTGAGCTGTGCGTCGTAACGCTCGGCGCGCGACTCGTATTCTTCGCTGGTCACCGGGCCCATCGAGCGGTAGGGAATGGCATCGTGCTCGCGCGTGCCAAAGCCCATTCTCAAGTTGAACAGCCGCTGCAAGTTGTAAGCCGGTTCGGACATTCTGATCAGGTCCTCTGGCTCGTTGACATCCGTCCGTCCGGTTACCGCTCGAAATAGCCGGATGTAGTTGTCGACGTGCTCTGGAACTCGCGCGGCGACACGCGGCGGGTGCTTCTTCTTGTTGTCGGCTGGCTCAACATCGTTCCACGGCAGTTTGCAGAGGCCGTTCAGCCCGAACCAGGTGCGGAACATGGGAAAGTAGTGCAGCGCCTCGGCCTTGTCCTCAAAGGTGGGGATCTGTTTGTTGATGGCGTCCATAAAGATGAGCCAGGCCTCGTCGTGCTGGGGGCCTTTGTTGGCCATCCCGTAGCCGCCCTGCTGGGCGATGGACTCTTTCGAAACGTACTCGGAATACTCCAGCCCTTTGCACTCCATGCCAATGTCCTGCAGAAACTGTGGGTCTGCCCCGTACTTCCCGGCAAAGATGCCCTTCATCTGGCGAACGCCGAGGCCCACCGTCGGGCCGAAACCCTCGTTGGCGGCAATCTGATGCAGGATCTCGAGCATCGCGTCGGCATTGCCGAAGTGGAGCTCGAGTCCGCCAGTGCGCTGCCGGTTGAGGATGCCGGCCTCGTAGCATTCCATGGCAAAGGCCAGGCTGGTGCCAAAGGAGATGGTGTCGAGCCCGTAGAGGTCGCAGTAGAAATTGGCCTCCAGCACGGCATGCGGGTCAAAGATGCCGCAGTTCGAACCGATGCCAGCTACAGTCTCGTACTCCGGG from Chloroflexi bacterium ADurb.Bin180 includes the following:
- the mmgC_2 gene encoding Acyl-CoA dehydrogenase — encoded protein: MCPYPRPDGIVKALFAGQVREDLLLPYPTLDPRQAAKVDSLVASFNEMASRLVDPRAIDRTEAIPDAVRQAMAEMGLFGLTIPEQYGGLGLGIGAYARVIEAITHVCPALMLLLGAHLSIGLKGLLLYGSDEQKARYLPRLATGEAIAAFALTEPQAGSDAQSIQSVAVRDGTGWRLNGSKIWISNGDIASMVTVFARTPEVDSKDPLTAFLLEPSFAGYSVGPHAQKMGLRGNNATVLRFNDVRIPAENVLGEPGQGFRVAVHVLNSGRLGLAASCTGTMKHCLELAVKWAKERKAFGSSIAEYELMQRKVAQMAVDILVTESMAQVATGLAEKGLDYEVEAAIAKVYASEAMWKTADELVQMAGGRGYVGPFPYERILRDARVERIFEGTNEILRLFIVEQGGKPLARYLRDVSKTPQGMLEWSLSRLSHLGAASLVSLGQSGLSELGRVFAETAGSLHRATADTLRREGKKLAQRQVQVARLADMAMDAYGMAAVLSRLQSLAGNAASLEAAKLIAEPYFGQAKARFESNRRGLRHNDDPAWVKVSRLAYEREGYPLT
- the capA gene encoding Capsule biosynthesis protein CapA, with the translated sequence MTHRALCSLLLVAMLCSGCTPSSPALTPAPTAIRGPAPTPTPVPPTPTPAPLRVWLDSSVPLAVRDPVSKALQDQATAPAASANAADLIISLDGPVSIASWVYAVVVPFPTLADEVAWDDVLRFWSGESGALSNLSSDGRTPTLYVTPETLGTLFGLLGPCAASSPLTVVSPEELVDRLWKARPRSWAIVPFDELEPRLKVLSVEGVDVLDKRADLAQYPLALRFGAVGKGAEELASAVLGSSQVLTNRDTSRMTELLMTGVTALTRNTAIKMEQNGVLYPGERIREILRRADITHISNEVSFMPECPQPRKGTMTFCSSPAYFDLLKDVGVDVVELTGNHLNDYVASYGWAPLHNTLTLLREEGWPYFGGGENLEDARRPLLLTSNQNRLGFAGCNWWGPDYAWAGTESPGAAPCATAADMELMRQVVSDTAQSVDVSVFTFQYLEIDEYQPTAQQRVDFRAMIDAGADIVSGSQAHQPQAYEFYHGGMIHYGLGNLFFDQMQALGYRQELADRHIIYAGRHISTEVLTFMLEDYCQPRPMTREERSVLLKTIFQASGW
- the ydhV_8 gene encoding putative oxidoreductase YdhV is translated as MQHQCAGQRLLAEYRYEPPRVARGYANQTLYIDLSSNTIAARPVDDQMKRTFIGGRGFGLWLLWQAVKDSTRWDDPENEVILASGPIGGTTTYPGAGKSIAVSISPLTGSVIDSNVGGYFGPLLKFAGWDAIEVQGIASEEVIVFIDGNRGLVQILAAPDEPTDSYMLPEQLVERFASSPEQRRAVSSVTAGPGAEHSLMGILNVSFYDVRRQFVRLKQAGRGGIGTVFRHKRLKALVVKYEGVKGDSNAPADYADLAAVGSKMHHEIYVQDPVMNDMRGGGTTMLTRLMNDFDLLPVHNFRFGSHQQAPRLYKSEFTPYFSLGIPDGCWYGCTLACARSVDQFTPRTGPYKGQVVHVDAPEYETVAGIGSNCGIFDPHAVLEANFYCDLYGLDTISFGTSLAFAMECYEAGILNRQRTGGLELHFGNADAMLEILHQIAANEGFGPTVGLGVRQMKGIFAGKYGADPQFLQDIGMECKGLEYSEYVSKESIAQQGGYGMANKGPQHDEAWLIFMDAINKQIPTFEDKAEALHYFPMFRTWFGLNGLCKLPWNDVEPADNKKKHPPRVAARVPEHVDNYIRLFRAVTGRTDVNEPEDLIRMSEPAYNLQRLFNLRMGFGTREHDAIPYRSMGPVTSEEYESRAERYDAQLKEAGIDATGQTTAQKVQLLRQHREQRYQQLVDAVYKRRGWTPEGIPTVETVRRLGIDFPDVLDLLRRHGVR